The window TCCGCCAGGAGACCGATGCCATCGACGCCCAATACGAGAAGAAATTCAAGCAGGCGACCATGTCTCAGCAAATCACGCGCTCGACCGTCGCCAACAAGACGCGGCTCAAggtcctcggcgcccgccaggagctcctcgacggcatattcgagacggccgcgaagcagctcgccgatggcgccAAGGACAAGGCTAGGTACCAGGTCATCCTCAAGGGGCTCATCCTCGAGGGCTTCTACGCCCTAAACGAACCCGAGCTGCAGCTGCGCGCCCGCAAGGCGGACTTTgatgtcgtcgagaaggccgccctgctggcggccgacgaatATAAGAAGGAAATGGGCAAGGCCATCGTGGGCAAGATCAACAAGGAGAACCCTCTACCTGACGACTTGTACGCCCCCAGCCCTCCCATTCTATCGGCCCCGAATCGCGCCGGACGGGTAACTAACGGTTGTGATGGCAGGTCGGGCGGTGTCATTGTCATTGGCGGCAATGGCAAGATTGACGTCAACAACACGTTCGAGGCCCGATTGGAGCTTCTCAAGGACTCGGCGGCCCCCGCCGTGCGACACTCGCTGTTTGGAAAGAACCCGAACCGAAAGTTCTTTGACTGAGGCGACGTGGCCGTCATTGAAGGTGACGCTCTGTCGGTGGAGGCGGTCGGAGTGGTGAGACGTGCGTGTTTTTGTATGCATCAAGATGCCTGCATTGCTTCTCTCCGAATGCGCTTGCCTGGAATGTATTTTAGAGGCTACAGTGTAGGTGCCATGAGCCGATTCTCATCCTTCGAGGCCGAACACCCGACGGCGGAGGTGCCCGTGCAAGCATGAATCAGATGAAAGCCCGAACCGACCCCGGAGCCTAGGCTACGTACGCTATGGTACCGCAACGACGATGCAATCCGCATCCACACGAGGCGACTTTGGCGGCCTCTGCAGAAAGCGCTTCACAAAGTCCTGCTGCCGCGGCAACGACGGTTCCTCTCCCTGTCCCGGGAGGTCAAATATGCTCTTCTTGACCATTCTCCTCGTCCGAACTTCGTTGGACAGCCGCTGCTGGACCCACTCGACAACGCTCTTGGCCTCGGTGCGCGCTAGCTTCATGCCCGAGTCGTTGATCTTTCTCCAAATCTCTCGTAGCCTCGAGGCCAGCTCGTCCACTTGGCGGTTGAAcgcggcctcctcctctgcATCATCAAATGATGCGGCGGAGCCGTCATCGATGGCCATGTCTAGCATGATGACGCTCGCTTTGAGCTCCGAGAAGTCAGTATCAGCGTTGATGGCGAAGTCATCTCCAGCCAACAGATTGGTGAGGCCCAAAAGCGTGACGGTGTCTTCGCCGTTGTATCGGCCAAGGGACGTGTCCTTGAAGAGGAACACCACagccagccggcggcgcaaATCATGCGTTCTTCGGTTGCTCACCGGGAGGCAGAGAAGTGCGTTGGCCCGGATGCTTTGTGATGCGATGTTCGTGCACAAAGATGAGCACGTTTCGGAGCACTGCGCCGTCAGCATGGAACTGGGGGGCTTCCGGGTAACGGCTTACAAATGAGTCCCACGAGGAGCGAGGCATGGCACCGGCCAGGTGTTGAATGGCGGCCTCGTGGGCCATCAGTGCATCCATGTTGCAGATGAGAAACTTGTCCATCGACATGGCCAAGAGGGTTCGCATCGCATACTGGACGGCCGGTACGGAGAGATGACCGGAGACTGCAGTCAACAGTGCGAGGAAGGAGCGGAGGCATGACCAGTCACGGTCCTGATATGGTTCACAGTCCAGGTAACGCTCCATCATCCCCTTGCTCTTGTCTCCAAGATGCTTATTGGCGCCGAGTCGAATGAATAAATGCTCAAGACGCTCAGGTGTGACGAGCCGCTCGACCTGGTCCGGGCAATGGGCGATCAAATCGCAGTACCCTTGGCGCATGATGACCGACGTTTGAGTGCACAGCTCGTCGAGAATCCATTCGAACAGGGAGTCTGGCAGGCAGGCCATCTTGCGGACCATGGACTGAGGCAAGCCGGAGGCGAGATGCTGCTCTCTTACGTTGGCGGTCCCTTCGGTCAGCAAACGCCACGGCCCGTTGTTGCCCTCCTTCGGCGGCCGCTTGGAAGGAGGGGTTCTATAATCAGGGTCGAAAAAGCAGAATCGAGGTTGGGACTTTCCAGCCTCCGACCTCTGGACTGCTCTGAGGACCTTTCGGGCATCTTGGCCCCCCTTTTCTCCGACAATCTCGGCGACACCGTGGCCGGCACGCTCCGACTTCTTGGTCGACGCGGCCAACTTCGtcttggcctcctcggcggcggctttgACCCTCATAGAGCTCGCAGTCGTCGCATCGTCCTTCTTCGCATCATTGGCGAGCGTCTTCATGTCGAACCTGTGCTTGGTCATGACAGCAAGCGGGCTTGCATGGAATCCCTGTCCAGCCCTCTTGGCTCGCGGGGTGGAGAAGGGGTCGAGatgcggcttcggcggcgagggaaggTTCCTGCTGCGCCCCAGAAGCGTGGATAGGTCTTCGAGGGAGTCATCGGAGGAATGGCCATCTTCgttctcgtcgtcatcggacGCAGCTATCTCGTCGGGGAGTGGAACGGGTAGACGAGTCGGTGTCGTGACGCTGGCGCGTTTGAAGGATGAGGGAGACGGAGGGAGCGGAGAGGGGGATGGCGGTCCGGAGAAGGCTGAGGAGGAGGCTTGCGGAGGCGTTTGTTGCcgtgccgatgacgacgacggtggcccAGGTTGCGACgtcgagacggagacgggctTGAAAAACTTGAGAATGTTGCCGCTATTCGTGTCCTTGCTTGTGAGGTTCCGAGGTGGCATGACGGAGGCGACCTGGCCAAAAAGAAACTACTCGGCGGCGCAGAGCACGGATGATGGTGGCTGCGGCTTTGGGGCCTTGTTCTCGAGCGATGGAAGGAAGCCGTCACAAAACGCGAGACGTGAATTGTGAAGCCCGATGCACGCGTTGAGAGAGCCGAGTTAATTaatccatgtacggagtatgtcATTAGTAACTAAGTAAAAGGTACTGTGAGCGCAGGGGGTCACCTAGGTACGTGTGCTTGGGTGCTTTAGTATCAGGCATTAGCAAATAAATTGCAAGAATTAGAGACAATCAATCCTAGTGCATGGCGGCTGACGAATTGTGCCGGGTCTCTGTGCTGAGATGGCCCCGCTTGTTCTCGGTTGGGCTCCAAGCATGAGTACTTtgaagaacagtacttgtactttgtactccgtactcgtatgTACTGTTAAgttacggtacggagtactccaagaatacttacttgcacaacaatgtacttacataatTAGGTACTTATATGTTAAAAACTTCAAATCCATGAATTACGGAGCAGCAACCTAGAAACATTACAgtactatacggagtacctttGAGGGCCTCAGGTATGCCAGCAGGAGAATTTGATGTTATGCAAgaacctgcaagtacagcatcaATTACTCGTACCTACTTAAATAAGTACACTGGCATGTTGAGCGTCACAAGTATGAATGGGAGCAAAAAGAGGGGAAAAATAAACACATACAACAGCCGGTGTTCGCtgatcgtcaccgactcaACTACTAATCTGCCGGTCAGTGGCTTGACGTGTGGAGAGCAGACGGGATCCAGTATTTTCCACTGCCTATGGTCGTATGTGACTGTCAGTAGTGTAGACATGACTAAATACGCATCATCCACTGAGCGTAACCGGACTCTCCTTGACGTGCGACCGCTTCCGACCCCGGCGCGATGTCGTGCCGACAACATGatgtaccgtacggagtaattacatgtacggagtacttgcacctagcATTACAGTGCGTTACTCCGACGTGGATTCCACGCCCGCGCTCTCTCCCGCTGTCCCTTGTTTTTGTCGTTTGGGCATACTTGCATGCCACGCCACAGCGCCTTGCCCTCGAAAGGTTCTCGCCGATTGGGATTACAGTCCTCGCTCGAAATGAAACAAAATACCTTTATTTTATATTCGCAGCTGCTAGAACACACGACCGATACCTCTGGGTGTCAGTCGCGACTCGCTTGTTGCTATCCATCGTTACAGCGATGTAGGCTGGGAGTAAGAGTCACAGTAGGTGACAACTCAGACAACGTTTACTCGGAGTACATTGTCCAGCGCCTGCAAAGCACCACCTGGTAGTTCAAGTGGGAAGACGTCTCTCGAATATGGCAAGGCAAAGAAGCCAATGCGTACAATACCAACATGCTTGGAACTCAGATTTCGGAACACCCTGCAGCGCTTGAGTCGACCTCGAAAGTGCAGATTGGTGGTCATTCATCATCACTGTTCTCCTTCCGCGCGAACCCCTCCGAAGGTAAGCCCCCTTGTGCCCAGCTGCGAGGCCATCAGCATAGTAACGGACGGACCCCAAAAAAGACCTGAAAACAACTACGTCCAACAGccatgccggcgacggaaaGGACGCAACAAGGTTGGACTTACGTGTGAATATTTTATTACGACTTTGTCAGCCTTCGGAGGGTAAGGGAGGAAAAGAAAGGCGGATCTTTCGCTGGCTGAGGTCGTCGTTGTTATACTTCTCCTTCCATGCGGCTGATGCGAGCCTTGATTCAGGCGCCAGCATACTCTCTCCATTTTGCGCCATCGAACTTTGATTCCACctcggtgcatgtactgacTGACACACTGCGTCCATCCGCCTCCCCACCACCCCGCCATTCCATGGCAATGGTACGAGCATGTCTGAGGCTTCAATGGACAGGCCAATTTGCACATCTAGTTCCGGCAAAGAACCACTTTCCTATCGTACTGCCCGCATTGTGACGCATAGCCTGGGCAGCGAATTCTGGCACCGGCTCGGAATAGGTTCCAGCACTGCAAAATTGACCGCCTGGTCATGGAGGAGAGCGCGATGCTACGTGATATGAGAAGAAACGTAATGACTAGTGCGTCTAGAACTCAGATTCTCGACGACCCTGCAGAGCGTCAAGTGACGTCTAAAATTGCAGATTGGTCGTCTTGTTTCATCACTGTTCGTTCGGCCAGATGTTGGCCACCAGAAAAAAAAACCCCGATGCGCGACCCCCCCGGTGCCCGATAGTGCCCTGCTACGTCGTTAGCACCTCAGACCAACCATGATACGGCGGAAGTCGTGATGCATCAATCCCCCACCTGCCATATCGACAGCTGCAAGAAGCTATAGGAAAAAAATAAAAACTGTACCTGCTAAGCTGATGATGATTATACAAGTTACGACTTTCTAAGACTTCGGTCAATGCTAACAGCTAAAAGATTGTCAATCATGTCTGAGGCAGGTCTGCAGGAAGGAGGTGGGCAGATCGGGAGACCCAGTGATGGCTCCCCTTTTTTGCCCTTTTATACCTTCAGATCAACAAGACGAAGGAAAGGAAACGAAAGAATTTTGCCGGGTGAGGACGATTATGCAGCCATTTTTCTTTATTGTACACCTGATGAGAAAGATACTTTGCCATCTCCCCTTTGATTGCGGCACCCATGCAGGCAGCACAGCTCTGTCAATCCATCTCGGCCCATCTCCAGCCCCTTTGGTGTAGCAAATGCCGCACTAATTCAGGCAGCTCAGCTCTCTCCATCAGTGGCCAGAGCCCCGAGCGAGCTTCCTCTGGTGCACCGAATGCTGCCGCCTGGAGCAGGCGTGTCCTCTAGGCGGGCtcggtgtaagtactctcAAGTCCCCGCAAGTATCTCGCACCTGCCTCATGGCTCGCCTCGTGATGAATGGCGTAGATGGCAACGCATCTTTCACCGCTGATGGAGTGGCTCGTGGTTCAACTCCTGCCGGAGAATGGCAGAATATTTGGATTTCGAGTGTTGAAAGTCTTCACATCTCTTCGCCCTCATCATGCCGAAGAGTGGTAGGTAAGTTGAATTCGATACGACGTCGCTTGAACTCCACCCGGAAGGGCGTCATAGccagtgctgtgctgtgcagcAGGCACCCCTGCAATGCaggtacacgtacggagtagggttattccgtacagtatcAATGTAAGTATGGAGCACAattaatacaagtacatgtactattaCGTGCAAGTATGTGGTAAAAAGTACTTCCGTTTGGCCACCCCCAGGTTCCCCATTTCTCGTCAAACTTAATTCGGCAGCATAATAATGTTGATGATTGCATCATGAAACGCATCTGCCTAATTCGAGCGGCAGAAAATCCACTCCGGCATTGCAGAAATGAGACATGGTAGGCTATTGATCTTTCAGTTCATCGAAGCTAGTTGACACATGCGTTCAAGCCATGATGGCTGCCTACGTTGGTAAACGAGGTGGTAATTAAATGAACAGAAATTGATGATCATATTTGCAAACTAGGCTAGGCTGAAATTgatggtacttgtgcagtaagtacttgaggGTGGGCAAATGCTTTTTGCCGCTGTATACTTAGATAAGCACAATTACAGCGTCCTCAAGCAACAGTTTTTTGTACCGCTAACTGTACGGCAtcttcagtacggagtagctcTTGATACAATGAAACGCTTGACGTCTCCTGTGTAACAGGAAAAAGTTACGTGGTgcacggtacttgtacatgatTGACCACGACAGATTTCATTTCGATTATTCACTGTCCTTGTTTTTCGATTTCGTCCTCGCACCTTGCCTGCTTCGAGCAAGCCGGGCCCCAGACCGATACACTGCAAGGCTTGTACAGCCGCTGTCCGTTCTTGTGTGCGAGCCGCCATTGACCGAGCGGAAGAGGAACATCGGAACCGAGCGAGCAGCATGAAGAAGGATCGTACGCATTCGAGGATGAGCGCGCTGGGGTGGCATGCCGTCTTCGCGCTCGCAGGCACCGTCCTGCGAACCTCTGCGCAggcggagtacggatattGGTGCTTACACTgtgctccgcacagtacgtgtacacctacttcccagctgtacaactacgtgaGCGTATCCATGTCGGCAAAGTATCAACTCGTCATTACTATTACTCGAAAGACAAACGAGAGCGTGAGACTCAAGAGGTCAAAACCATGCTGCCTAGCTTTACATATACAGTGCACGATACACTATTAGGCATGCACATGTTAGGTAGCCTGTCCATGGAAGCCCTGACTGGCTCCTACCTTTAAGCTGGATTGGTAGGGTGGTAATAGATTGGAAAGGTTTCGGGTCAACTGACGTAGTTGGGATTGGGGATGGTTGTATCGACTCGAAGCCGCACTCAACTGCAACGTACAGGACGGAGAACGGGTaactgtgcatgtactaaTGCTTTCTTGGGTATAAGTGAACCGGAATATTACTCTGCGGACAGAGTAATCATCGGGCAGTCAGGACCGGTACTACCGTCGGCTTGACACTGGTTTGGCCTCAGCGATGGGAGCGAAAGCGCAAGTGTCCAGGTCGAGTTTGGAACCAACGGCATCACCTCCATCACATCGTACGATGTAGTTGTTTTTCAACGAAAGGAATAAAACCGCGTGATCCGTTGTGTGGGATTTGAAGGCGTATTTCTCAGGGTCGACAAGGGCTAGGAACCTGTCGCGCAAAGCGTCTTGCTGGCTTCGTTCGTCCAGGCCGTCGTTGGCCAGCGAGGGCTGCCGTTGAAGCACCTCTTTGACCTCGTCCGGAACGTAGGTATCTGACAATGCACCTTCCGGCTCTCTTCCATCCGTGGCCGGCGGGTTTGGGTCTGAGCTGCCTGTGACGTGCTTGTTCGGGGTTGTCTTGGTTGAGAACCCGCGAGCCGCAATTCTCGCCGCGCTTGCAATGCTCGTTGCTCGGCCCCGGATCCCCCTCAAGCTTTGGCTGTTTGGCGTCGGGGCCTTCCTCATCTCCTCCTGGGGCCATCTTGTTCTTCTTGGCGGCTTTTTGGCGAAGTTTTTCATTGTATACTACGTCCGAGGGAAGCGGGAAACTACCCGTCCACCCGACGTCACTGTTGCGGCCAACCCTGTCCATAAATGCTTCGGCTTCTCTTCTACTGGAAAAGTCTACTATTTCTGTCAAGGTTGAAAGACGGCTCGTTCTGAATCGGTCCGCTTGAAAATCCGGGGTTCGTTCGACTTGAGGCATGAGCTCGTCCATGAACCGTTGGTTTCCCGATTCTGATGCGAAACAGAAAGGTCAAGGCCATTCAGAGCAGGCGACCGACTCCTCATCCAGGCTTCATATCTCTCCTGGGGTATCCATCCGTGAACCTGTGACCATGAGACGCCTCCTAGTGCTAAGCATTCCTGTTGGAGCGAATTATCACGAATTCTCGATTTTTCCGCATCAATAATATTCGCCGTAGGCTTAATGACGTAGATGAACCCTTTGTTTCCAAAGTACTCGGTGTAATCGATGCTAATATCTGGTGAATGCGAGATTGACACGAATGCAGTCCCAAATGGACTTTTCTCCATGTGGCGGTACATGCTGAATGATGATGAGCGCGCTGCATACGCCGGAACGTGCGGGAAAAAACCACCGGCAGACTTGAGTGTCGTAGGGTCCCTGTTGTCTCCTCGGAAAACGAATTTCGTATCCCATTGTCGCGTAAACAAAGTTTTGGGACTGTCAGCACCCCCACCTACTCTTGATACATGATCAGAGAAACGAGCGTTGCCAAGGCTGGATAGGAAGAGCCAGAGGAGCGCAGACCAGAAGGCGCAAAGAGTTGATTGAGTGATGATCATGGTATCGACGGCGTATGGATCGATCCTGAAATGAAAGGTATCGATTGATACTACAAACATCTGACTTGGGAACGCCAGACGAAGCACATTTATATATAGCTGCTAGAGAGTACAAGTCCAACGCATCCATGGGTCTCTTATTGCGATTGCAGAAATGGCTGCAAAGCAGGACACATTCCACGAGCATCGGGCTGCATAAAATACGAATGAACGAATGGAGTACTGTGGTCGGCCCCAGTACAGCTGGTATAAGTGACGGCTACCCGACCTTGTCTTCTACCTAAAAGTTTTCGGTTTAGTTCGAGTAATGCAGTAATAGAGTAGCAAATCCCCGTGGCCGAGGTTGCGGAATTAGTGTTTAGGAGAAGATGGCTCCTTTCGGAATCCAGCCGCTTAATTAACAATCGCaagccggccaaggccaagaacAAAACTCTACAACTGCACCACACAGGAACGGCATCTTCTCCAAGATTGCAAGCTCTGTCGAGAACTAccccgtcgccgtggccctcCGGGCGTCGGAGAGGCGGGCGAGCTGCCGCTTGAGTTGGTGGATACTGCCGAGACGGTCGGGTCAACAAGAGTGCCCGATTCATGCTTTTTGGAGATGGCGCTTCGAATATGAAGCGCAAACAAAAATTGGCATGCGTGAAGACCCTTTTCGGGCAATTTCTAGGCTTTTATGGCCTTGCTTGGGTTTCTTATTCGACAAGTTCCCTACCAAAACCAGTGTGTGATGATTGGGTAGAACCGACTTGAACATGCATCGCGCCAAGGATATCCCGCGAAAGCTGCATGGAATTGctcaactacagtacaatgTGAGAACTGTGCATGAACTTGCTTGGACGCAAATGCACttcactgtacggagtaagtgtGCAGTAATATTACTCAGTGAACGGAACACACGTTGAGACGGATCCATCGGCTTCCCCATGATCTACTCAAGTTCATCGTCCAgtattacagagtacttgcatgtaatgGAAATGCGGGACACCC of the Drechmeria coniospora strain ARSEF 6962 chromosome 01, whole genome shotgun sequence genome contains:
- a CDS encoding vacuolar ATP synthase subunit E — encoded protein: MSHHALSDQQVRHARRHRITRCPDDAPHPPSRWVASRWLMRRDDQVDNELRKMTAFIKQEAMEKAREIEIKANEEFEIEKSKLVRQETDAIDAQYEKKFKQATMSQQITRSTVANKTRLKVLGARQELLDGIFETAAKQLADGAKDKARYQVILKGLILEGFYALNEPELQLRARKADFDVVEKAALLAADEYKKEMGKAIVGKINKENPLPDDLYAPSPPILSAPNRAGRVTNGCDGRSGGVIVIGGNGKIDVNNTFEARLELLKDSAAPAVRHSLFGKNPNRKFFD